CAACATCGAGTTCTTCACCACCTTCAAGCGGATCGCCCGGAAGGCGCTCGCCCGGACCGGCGGCTTCACCTACATGGAGGCCTTCTACGCGAGGGTCCGCGACAGCGCGGACCCGGCCGAGCGCGAGCGGCTGCTCGCCGCGCTGGAGGAGGGCGTCGCGGCGCTGGACCCGGCGGAGCGGTCGCTCTTCGAACGTGGGCTGCGGCGCGGTGAGACCGGCAGCCTCGCCGAGCGGTTCCGTGCCGATGTGGCGAGCGGGGAACTCCCGGAGGTCTCGTACCTGGTGCCGAGCGCGATCGACTCCGAGCACCCCGGCTCCTCCTCGCCGATCGCCTCGGCGACCCTCGTCTACAAGGTGCTGGACGCCCTCGGCTCCCACCCCGACGTCTGGCGGCACACCGTCGTGCTGATCAACTACGACGAGAACGACGGGTTCTTCGACCATGTGCCGCCGCCGGTCCCGCCCGCCGGCGACACCCGCGAGCGCTGGCAGGGCAGGCCCACCGGCCTCGGCATCCGGGTCCCGCTGCTCGTGGTCTCCCCGTGGACCGTCGGTGGCTGGGTCTGCTCCGAGACCTTCGACCACACCTCGGTGATCCGGTTCCTGGAGAAGTGGACGGGGATCGCGGAGCCCAACATCACCCCATGGCGGCGCGCCGTCGCAGGCGACCTCACCTCCGCGTTCGACTTCCGGCACGGCCGGCGGCTGCCCGAGGTGGCGCGGCCGGGTCCGATCCCGCCGTTCACGGGCCGGTGGCAGCCGCGGCCGCCGAAGGTCCAGCGCATGCCCGTGCAGGAGCCGGGTACCCGCCCGGCGCGTCCGCTGCCGTACCAGCCCGACGCCTGGGCGAGGGCCGGCGGGGAGGAGGTGACGGTCGCGCTCGCCAACACCGGGCGGGAGAGCGTGCACTTCGCGCTCTACCCGTACGCCGGTGAGTTCCCCGTCCCGCAGCACAGGGACGTGAAGGGCGCGGCGCGGTGGAGCGTGCCCGTCGCCGGGGACGCCTACCGCTTCACCATCACCGGGCCGAACGGCTTCCGCCGGGAGTTCGAGGGACCGGCCACGGACGCGGGCCCCGAGGTCGCCTCGCGGATCGACCGGCACGACCGCGACCTGCATCTCACCTTCCGCAACGGCGGGAAGAGTGCCGTCACCTTCACCCTCCGCCCGCTCGGGTACGCCGACGAGGAGGACCTGGGGGACTGGACCCGCGAGATCACGGTGAAGCCCGGCCGCAGCCGCAGCCTCGTCCACTCTGCCGCCGACGCCCACGGCTGGTACGACGTGGAGGTGACGACGGACGACGGGAGCGGCTTCCGCCGTCGTCTCATGGGGCACATCGAGGACGGGCGGCCCAGCGTCTCCGGTTGAGTTCGCGGGCGGACGGGACGGCGGCGGAACGCGGACAGACGGTACGTCCGGCAGGGGAGTTCGGCGGCGGCCCCGCCCCGTATTCCCCCACCGCTGTGAGTATGGCCACGAACCGGGCGAAGGGGCCCTAACGATCACTTTCTCCTGAGAGAGTGTTGCCCTGCAGGTCATGTGTTCTTTGCGGGCAGTTCCCAGTGAAGATCCACGAACCACCAGGGAGCTCGTCCGTGTCCGCCATCGCCCGGTGGTGCATCAGGCACCGACTCGTCGCCGTCCTGCTCTGGCTGTCGGCCCTCTGCGGCGTCTCGGTGGCCGCGGCGTTCACGGGTACTGCGTACTCGAACGACTACGACGTGCCCGGCACCGAGTCGGGGCGGGCCGCCGACCTCCTCCGGGACGGCTTTCAGGGCGGCTTCGACGGCGGGGACACCATCGTCTGGCACAGCGCTCGGGGCAGCGTCCGGGCGGCCGCCGTCGAGCAGCGGATGACCGCGATGCTGGAGAAGGTCGAGCGGCTGGACGGCGTCGTCTCGGTCACCGGCCCGTACGGGGAGTCCCCGGAGCCCGGGTCCGAGAAGGGCGCTGACAAGGGCGTCGGCAAGAGCGCTGACGAGGGCGCTGACGAGGGCGTCGAGAAGGGCGCCGACAAGGCGGTTGGGAAGGGCACCGGGAAGGACTCCGACAAGGGCTTCAGGAAGGACGCCGACAAGGGCTCCGGGAATGGCGCCGACAAGGCGGTTGGGAAGGACGCCGAGGCGGGCTCCGCGAAGGACTCGGGCTCCGCGAAGGACTCCGGCGCGGATTCCGAGGAGACGGGCGGAGCCGCGCAGATCAGCGAGGACGGGCGTACGGCCTATGCGACCGTCGTCTTCGAGGGGAAGGCCGGGGACGTCCCCGAGGCCCAGGCGCGTGCCGTCGTCGAAACGGCCAAGGCGGCCGCCGGCGACGGTCTCCAGGTCGAACTCGGCGGCAGCGCCACCGCGCTCACCGAGACGCCCACCTCGCATCTCGCGGAGGTCGTCGGAGTCGCGGTGGCCGCCGTGGTCCTCTTCCTCGCCTTCGGGTCGGTGGCGGCCAGCCTGCTGCCCCTCGCCACCGCGCTCGTCAGCGTCGGCGCCGCGTACGCGGGCATCGTGCTCCTCGGCCATGCCATGGACGTGGCGGACTTCGCGCCCGTGCTCGGGCTGTTGATCGGGCTCGGCGTCGGGATCGACTACGCGCTGTTCATCGTCACCCGGCACCGCAAGGGCCTGCGGCGCGGGCTCCCGGTGGCCGAGGCCGCCGAGAACGCCGTGGCGACGACGGGCCGCGCGGTCGTCTTCGCCGGTCTCACCGTCTGCATCGCGCTGCTGGGCATGCTGGTCCTGGGGCTCTCCTTCCTCAACGGAGTGGCGATCGCCGCCTGCCTGACCGTCCTGCTGACCGTCGCCGCCTCGGTGACCCTGCTGCCCGCGTTGCTGTCCTTCATCGGGATGCGCGCGCTGAGCCGCCCCGAACGCAGGCGGCTCGCCCGGCGCGGCCCCCGGCCGGAGCTCCCGACCGGGTTGTCCGCACGCTGGTCCGCCTTCGTCGAGCGCCGCCCCAAGACGCTGGGGCTGGTCGCCACCGTCGTGATGGCCGTTCTCGCGCTGCCCGCGTTCTCCCTCCACCTCGGTACCTCCGACCAGGGCAACGACCCCGCTTCCAGCACCACCCGCAAGGCGTACGACCTGATCGCCGAGGGCTTCGGGCCGGGCGCCAACGGACCGCTCACGCTCGTCGCCGCCCTCGACGGTGCGGACGACCGGCTGGCGATGCAGCAGCTGCCCGCCGCCCTGCGGGCCACCGAGGGCGTCGCCTCCGTCAGTCCCGTGACGTTCAACAGCCGGTCCGACACGGCCGTGGTCGTCGTGGTCCCCGACTCGGCGCCCCAGTCGCAGCGGACCAGCGAACTCGTCGACCGGCTGCGCGCCGATGTGCTGCCCGCCGCCGGGAGCGGGACCTCTCTCGAGGTCCACGTCGGCGGGGTGACCGCGAGCTACGACGACTTCGCCGAGGTGATCGTCGGGAAACTGCCGCCGTTCGTCGGGGTCGTCATCGCGCTGGGCTGTGTGCTGCTGCTGCTCGCGTTCCGCTCGGTCGGCATACCGCTCAAGGCCGCGCTGATGAACGTGGCCGCGGTCGCCTCCGCGTTCGGCGTCGTCGTCGCGGTCTTCCAGTGGGGCTGGGGCGCCGAGCTGCTGGGACTCGGGGGCGCGGGGCCGATCGAGCCCTTCCTCCCGGTGATCATGGTGTCGGTGCTCTTCGGGCTCTCGATGGACTACCAGGTGTTCCTGGTGAGCCGGATGTACGAGGAGTGGCTGGAGACGCGGGACAACCGGCGTGCCGTACGGGTGGGCCTCGCCGAGACCAGCCGGGTGATCAACTCGGCGGCGATCATCATGATCTCCGTCTTCCTCGCGTTCGTCCTCGGCGGCGACCGGGTCATCGCGATGTTCGGCATCGGGCTCGCCGCCGCGGTCGCCCTGGACGCCTTCGTCCTGCGCACCCTGCTGGTGCCGGCGCTCATGCACATGCTGGGCGGTGCCAACTGGTGGCTGCCGCGCTGGCTGGACCGCAGGCTCCCGCGCATCAGCATCGAAACCCCCGAGAGCCCTCCGGCCGCGCATGCGAGGATCACCGGAGTGCGGGTGGGCGAGGACGGCCCGCTCGTGCGGTAGACCGGTACGAAGACCACCGGCCGACCGGGACGAGGACCACGGAGCGGCCCCGGCGCGCATGACGCGTCACGGGGTGTGAGGAGCGGGATGTTCGCGATACCCCTGGGCGACGGCGCCGAGCTGCGGCCCGTCGAACCCTGGCAGGCGCAGGAGTTCCTGGAGCACATCGAACGCGCCCGGGAGTACGCCCGCCCCTGGGTGCCGCTGATGGTGAGGGTGACGGACGTCGAGTCGGCCCGGGCCCTGCTCCAGGACTTCGCCGACAGGCAGGCCGCGGACACCGGCCGGCTCTGGGCCGTCCGGCTCGACGGCACGCTCGTCGGCGGGGTGCTCTTCCGGGTCTTCGACACCGCGAACGAGACCTGCGAGGTCGGCGTCTGGCTGGAGCCGGCCGCCGCCGGACGGGGACTGGTCGGCAGGGCCGTCGAGGTGCTCGTCGACTGGGCCGTCGAGGAGCGCGGGATGCACCGCGTCGAATGGCTCGCCTCCTCCGCCAACCACCGGTCCATCGCCGTGGCGAAGCGGCTCGGGATGAGCCGGGACGGAGTGCTGCGCGAGAGCTTCCCATGGCAGGGGGTCCGCCACGACATGGAGGTCTGGTCCGTCCTGGCGCCCGAGTGGCGGGCGCGCCGCGAGGCCGGGCGCCGCTGAGCAGCCGAGGGGCGGAGGGGCGGCACGGGAGCCGAGGGAGGGCGGCGGCAGGCGCGGGGGAGAAGGCGAGTCGGCCCGCCCGCACCCGTGCCTCAGCCCCCGCCCGGTGGGTGCGCGCCCCCGTACGGCTCCCGGTCAGCCGACGCCCGTACCCACCCCCCGGGCGAACCCGGCACCCGTCCGGCCGTGGGTGGCGGGCCGGGGGTCACTCGACCGTCAGCCGCAGGATCCTGTCGTCCCCGGCCCCCGGCGTGCCCCTGTTGTCCGTCTCGCTGGTGACCAGCCAGACGTCGCGTCCGCCCGCGCTCCCGGCGACCGGCAGGACCGTGCGCAGCCGGCCGTACTCCCCCTCGAGGAACGCCTGCGGGGCCGCGGACGGTTCGGTGCCGGCGAGCGGGATCCGCCAGAGGCGCTCGCCCCTGAGCCCCGCCATCCAGATGGACCCCGCGGCGTAGGCGATCCCGCTCGGTGACGCCTCCTCCGTGCGCCACTGCGCCACCGGGTCCACCAGTCCGGCCTTCCCGGCCCTGCCCTCGGCGTCGGGCCAGCCGTAGTTCCTCCCCGGCTCGACGAGGTTCAGCTCGTCCCAGGTGTTCTGCCCGAACTCGGAGGCCCACAGCCGCTTCTGCGCGTCCCAGGCGAGGCCCTGCACATTGCGGTGGCCGTACGAATAGACCACGGAGTCGGCCGACGGGTTGCCGTGGACGGGGCGGCCGTCGGGGGCCATTCGGAGGATCTTGCCGCCGAGGGACTCCCTGTCCTGGGCCAGCCCCGGCTCACCGGCCTCGCCGGTGCCCGCGTACAGCATCCCGTCGGGGCCGAAGGCGATCCGCCCGCCGTTGTGGATACGGCCCTTGGGGATGCCCCGCAGGATCGTGTCGGGCGCGCCGAGCTGCTGCCCCGCCGGCTTGCGCTCGTCGTACAGCATGCGGGCGATGCGGTTGTCGGACGCGGTGGTGAAGTACGCGTACACCAGGTGGTCCGAGGCGAAGTCGGGGGAGACGGCGAGGCCCATCAGCCCGCCCTCGCCGGCCGGGGCCACGCCCGGCACCGAGCCGATCACCGTCTGCTTCCCGGTCTCGGCGTCGACGCGGGTGATCGTGCCCTCGTCGCGTGACGACACCAGCAGGTCGCCGCCGGGAAGGGCCGCGAGGCCCCAGGGCGACTTCAGATCCCGGGTGAGTGTGACCGCCACCTTCACCGACCCCTTGGCCGGGGGTGCCGTCACGGAGGGGCCGCCGGCCGTGGCCGACGGTGGCGCCGGGCGGGAGGGAGTGCCGTCCCGGCCGGCCGAAGCCCCTGCCCCGCCGTCGGACGAGCATCCGGTGGAGAGCATCAGCGCGGCAGCTGCCAGCAGGGCCGTCACCACTGAACGTTGCACTGTCCTGGTTCCCTTCGCCGGGTCGACGGTGCGGCGCGCGGACCGCGGGAGCCGCCCGCCCGCCGGCCCCCGCACCGCGGCCCGGCCCGGGGTTGCCGTCGTTCACGAACCTACTGGTCCCAGGATCCCCTGGCGGGCGGCAGTGCCGCGATCTCGGCGGCGTCCCGCGGCGTCAGCTCCAGCCGCGCCGCGGCCGCGTTCTCCACCGCCCACCGCTCCCGCTTGGCGCCCGGCACCGGTACGACATGGCGACCCTGCCCCAGGACCCAGGCCAGCGCCACCTGGGCGGGGGTCGTGCCGGGGCCGTGCCGTTCGGCGATCCTGCGCAGCCCCGCCACCAGCGGCTGGTTCGCCGCCATCATCTCCGCGGTGAACCGCGGGTGCCGGGCCCGCAGGTCGTCGGGCTCGAAGCCCTCTCCGGGCGTCAGCGTGCCGGTGAGGAAGCCGCTGCCCAGCGGCATCGCGGCCATGAGGCCCACACCCCGCGCCTCGCACCAGGGCAGCAGTGAGTCCAGCGCCTCGGGCGACCACACCGACAGCTCCGCCTGGACCGCGCTCACCGGGAAGACCTGCTGCATCCGCTCCAGCTGCCGGATCGTTTCGTCGTGGCGCCCCGCGCCGGGTCTGCGCGACGCGCGGGCCCCCACCGCGCACAGTCCCAGTGCCCGGACCTTCCCGGCCGACACGAGCTCCGCCATGGCCCCCCAGGTCTCCTCCACGGGGACCTCCGGGTCCGCCCGGTGGAGCTGGTACAGGTCGATGACGTCGGTCCCGAGCCGGCGCAGCGACGCGTCACAGGCCCGCCGCACGTACCCGGGCCGGCCGTTGGCGACGATGTGCTGGTCGCCGACGAGGAGTCCGACCTTCGTCGAGACGAAGACGTCGGCCCGACGGTCCTTCAGCACCCTGCCCAGCAGCAGCTCGTTGGTGAAGGGGCCGTACATGTCGGCCGTGTCGAGCAGCGTCACACCGGCGTCCAGCGCCGCGTGCACCGCCCGGAGCGACCGGTCGCCGCGCTGCTGCGAGCCGGTGTACCCCCAGCTCATCGGCATGCATCCGAGGCCGATCGCGCCCACCCCGAGCGCCGCCGCACCGATTGTCCTGCGGTCCACCTGCCCGTACCCCTCCTCGTGCCGCCCCCCAAACTAACGTCCGGCTCCCGCCCCGCCGCGCCCAGCCTCCGGCGGTTAGCCTCCTGACCATGACTGCTGACGTGTGGCTCCCGATTCCGGCCGACGAGATCGAAGGGCTCCCCGCTCCGGCGGAGGCGGGGCTGAACTACCGCTTCTGGGACGGCGGACAGCACTTCCCCGCGGACCCCGCGGACTGCGCCTTCTACGCCGTCCCGTACATGAAGGGCACGGAGGTCGCCGTGCGTCCGCTCGCCGCCATGACGCGTCTGCGGGTCGTGCAGACCCTCTCGGCGGGCATCGACCACGTCGAGCCGGGCCTCGGCTCCCTGCCGTCCGGAGTGCGGTTGTGCAACGCCAGGGGAGTCCACGAGGCGAGCACGGCGGAGCTCACCCTCGCCCTGGTCCTCGCCTCCCTGCGCGGCATCCCCCGCTTCGTGGAGGGCATGCGCCGGGAGGAGTGGCACGCGGGCTTCTACCCGGCCCTCGCCGACAAGTCCGTGCTCATCGTCGGCTACGGCTCGATCGGCGCGGCCATCGAGGACCGGCTCGTGCCGTTTGAATGCGCGCGGGTGGCGCGCGTCGCGCGCTCCGCCCGTACTACCGAGCGCGGCCAAGTGCACGCACTCACCGATCTGCCCGCTCTGCTCCCGGAAGCCGACGTGGTGATCCTCTGCACGCCGCTCACGCCGGCGACGCGTCATCTCGCGGGCGCCGGATTCCTCTCCCGGATGAAGGACGGCGCCCTGCTGGTGAACGTGGCGCGCGGACCGGTCGTCGACACCGAAGCGCTGCTCAAGGAGGTCGAGTCCGGCCGGATCACCGCGGCGCTCGACGTCACCGACCCCGAGCCGCTGCCCGCCGGGCACCCGCTCTGGCACGCCCCCGGCGTCCTCATCAGCCCTCATGTCGGCGGCTCCACCTCGGCGTTCATGCCGCGCGCCAAGCGGCTGCTGGCCGGGCAGCTGACCCGGTACGCGGCGGGCGAGCCGCTGCGAAACGTGGTCCTCACGACCGCGTAGACGCCACACTGGTACGCCCGGACACCGTGCGGAGTCGTACGGATGCGCGCAGTGCCGACAAGTGTCGACAAACTGCCTTGCCGTCACGGAGCGTAGACGACCTATGTCCCTGAGTGACGACTCTGGTGTATCGTCCCGACTTGGGGGCTGCGTCGGGTTCGAGAACGGCGCTGCGGAGCGACCAGACTTCGAGGGGGGTCGACGGGCGATGCACGGCCAGTGGACGAACCATCCGACGCGGCGGGAGCGCCGCCGACCACCCTCGCACGGACCGGTGCCGGGGCCGGCTCTTCGGGCCCGCCCCGGCCCGCCGGACGTGCCCCGCAAGCGCTTCCGGGGCGGCCCGAACGGGCGGCCCCGCGGACGGAGCCGGATGAAGACGCCGTCAGGAGCCGTACGGTGATCGCCCCCGCGGCGCTCCTCGCCCGCCGCCAGGTGCGGGAAGACGGCGGGACGGGACTGCTGCCCCAGGTCCTGCTGGTGCTCGCGAGCGGTGGCTACGCCATCGGCGCGGCGTTCGGCTGGGGATCCGGGCAACTCGCGCTGATCATGGGCGACTTCGGGCTGAGCTGCGCCGCCGGACTCGCCGCGGTCTCCTGCTTCCTCTACGCGCGTGCGCGGGGCAGCCGCTTCCGGCCGGCCTGGATGCTGTTCTCCGTCTCCTCCGCCATGGCCGCCTGCGGGAACGCGGTCTGGGGCTGGTACGAGGTGGTCCTCGGCCGGCCGGTGCCCAGTCCGTCCCCGGCCGACCTGTTCTTCCTCTGCTTCGCCCCGCCCGCCATCGTCGGGCTGCTCGTCCTCGCCAAACGGCCCGTCACCCGGGCCGGCTGGGTGTGCCTGGGGCTGGACGCCTGGCTCATCGGCGGTTCGCTGCTCACCCTCTCCTGGAGCCTCGCCCTCGCGCACACCGCGCACTTCGAGGGCGAGAGCGTGTCCGAGGCGGCGCTGTCCCTCGCGTACCCGCTGCTCGACATCGTTCTCGTCAGCATGGTGCTGGCCCTGCACTTCCGGCGGTCGCACGCCAACAGGTCCGGTATCAACACCGCGATCGCCGCACTCGCCCTGACCGTGCTGTGCGACGCGCTGTTCACCTCCCCCCTGCTGCGGGAGAGCTACCGCTCGGGCCAGTTGCTGGACGCGGGCTGGTTCGCCGCCTCGCTGCTGCTCGCCTACGCGCCCTGGGGGGTGCGCCGGCCGGAGCCGCCCCCGGCGCCGGTCCGCGGCCCGCGTCCGGCGGTCCGGCCCATCACCGGATCGCTCGCCGCCCTGACCCCCTATCTGGCCGCCGCCGTCTGCACGCTCGGCATCCTGTACAACGTCATCGAGGGCCGCCGGGTGGACCGGGTGGTGGTCTTCACCGGGTGCACGGTCGTCCTCGCCCTGGTCGTGCGGCAGGGCATCATGCTGCTCGACAACATCGCCCTGACGCATGAACTCGCCCAGAAGGAGAACCACTTCCGCTCGCTGGTGCAGGGCTCCAGCGACGTGATCATGATTGCCGCCCCGACCGGCGTGCTCCGCTACGTCAGCCCGGCCGCCGCCGGTGTCTACGGCCGTGACGCGGACGAGCTCATCGGCTCCGAGCTGTCGTCGCTCATCCATCCGGAGGACCTCGGACGCGTCGTCCACGAGGTGCGCAGATTCCTCGCGGCGCCGCCCGCCGACGAGCCCACGACCCGGATCGAGTGCCGCTTCAGGTCGGGTACCGGCCAGTGGCTGAACGTCGAGTCCACGGTCAAGCGCCACCAGGGCGGCCTGATCTTCAACAGCAGGGACGTCACCGAACGGGTGCGCCTCCAGGCCCAGCTTCAGCACAACGCCGAGCACGATCCGCTCACCGACCTGCCCAACCGGGCCCTGTTCACCGAACGGGTGCGGCAGGCCCTTTCCGGCCGGCGGGCCGGGGACGCCGGCACGGCCGTGCTCTTCATCGATCTGGACGGCTTCAAGGGAGTGAACGACCGCCACGGCCACCAGGCGGGCGACGAACTGCTGATCCAGGCCGCCCGCCGCCTCCAGGAGTCCGTGCGGGCCGGGGACACCGCGGCCCGGCTCGGGGGTGACGAGTTCGCCGCGCTCATCCTCGGCGACGGCTCACGCGACCAGGGGGCCCGGGAGCGCCAGGTGCAGGAGATCGCCGACCGGCTCCGGCTGATGCTCTCCCAGCCGTACCGGGTGGAGGGCCATGAGCTGCGGGTCGCCGCGTCCATCGGCGTCGCCTTCGCCGAGCCCGGCATCAGCGCCGGCGATCTGCTGCGCAACGCCGACCTGGCCATGTACCGGGCCAAGGCCGGAGGCAAGGACCGGGTCGAGCTCTACGCGCCCCAGATGCAGACCGGGGCCCCCGCGGTCGCGGACCGGTCCGCCCGGGCCCGGCCCGCGCTCCGGGACGGCGAGTTCACCCTGCTCCACCAGCCCGTGGTCGGCCTCGCCGACGGCCGGATCGCGGCCGTGGCGGCGCAGGCGCGCTGGAGATCGTCCCAGGGCATCCTGTTCACCCCCGACGAACTGCGCCGGGTCGCCGAGGACGGCGACCCGACCGCCGGCTTCGGGCACCGGCTGCTGGAGGAGGCCGTCGAGCAGGCGGCGGAGCGGGTCCGGCTCGGTCACCGCATCCCCGTGTCGGTACGGATCCCCGCCCGCAGACTGCTGGACCGGTCCACGCCGCTCGGCTCCATCGAGAGCCTGCTCACCCTCCATGGGCTGCCCTCGGGCTCCCTGGTGATCGAACTGGCCGACAGCGACCCGCGGATCTCCTTCGACGAACTGGAGCACCGCCTGGTGGCGCTGCGCAGACTCGGCGTGCGGATCGCCCTGGACGGTTTCGGCAGCGGATACGCGGCGATCATCGCCCTGCGCAGACTGCCGATCGACGTGCTCAAGCTCGACCGCGGGCTGGTCGAGGGAGTGGTGGAGTCGGCCAGACTGCACAAGATCACCGCGGGGCTGCTGCGGATCGCCCGGGACCTCGGGATGCAGTCCGTGGCGGACGGCGTGGACGGGCCGGAGCAGGTGCTGGCCCTGCGCGCCATGGGATGCACCCACGGTCAGGGGATGGCGTTCTCCGGGCCTCTCGACGAGCACCGGCTCCGCCGTGTGCTGGCGCGCGGCGAGTTCCCGGTGCCCGGCGGGTCCAATCTGCCGGTCCTGTCCGGCCGGACACTGCCCGCCCGGCGCTCCCCGGTCACCCCCGAGATCGTCGGCCGACCCCCGATGCGCTCAAATAATGAGACGCCTGTCCCACCCACTTGACAGCCATGGTGCGCCGGGGAGAGGGTCAGTGCCATGCGCACCCGAATTCTCGTACTTGGACAGCGCGTCGGCTGAAGCACGGCCCTGCACGGGCTCTGCAGACCGCACCGGCGCGCTCCCCTCGCTTGCCTCCCGGCACGAGGGGTTTTTTGTTGCACTGGTACTACCAAAACCCCGCAAAACCCTTCGCCGCACCACCCTCAGCTTCGAGAACCGCTAAAACCCTCAGCTTCGAGAAGAGAATGCCGATGACCGAGCAGGCCACCGGGGCCCACCATCCGCAGCCGCGGGCCCGCACCGGCGGGCACACCCCCGCCACCGTTGAGCACGTCACGGGCGCGCAGTCCCTCATCCGCTCTCTCGAGGAGGTCGGGGCCGAGACGGTGTTCGGCATTCCCGGCGGCGCCATCCTCCCGGCGTACGACCCGCTGATGGACTCCTCCCGGGTGCGCCACATCCTGGTGCGGCACGAGCAGGGCGCGGGGCACGCGGCGACGGGCTACGCGCAGGCCACCGGGAAGGTCGGCGTGTGCATGGCCACCTCCGGCCCGGGTGCCACGAACCTGGTCACGCCGATCGCCGACGCGCACATGGACTCCGTCCCGCTGGTCGCGATCACCGGCCAGGTGGCCAGCAAGGCCATCGGCACGGACGCCTTCCAGGAGGCGGACATCGTCGGCATCACCATGCCGATCACCAAGCACAACTTCCTGGTCACCAAGGCCGAGGACATCCCGCGCACGATCGCCGAGGCCTTCCACATCGCCTCCACCGGCCGCCCCGGCCCGGTCCTGGTCGACATCGCCAAGGACGCCCTCCAGGCGCGGACCACGTTCAGCTGGCCGCCCCAGACCGAACTGCCGGGCTACCGGCCGGTCACCA
The Streptomyces tirandamycinicus DNA segment above includes these coding regions:
- a CDS encoding putative bifunctional diguanylate cyclase/phosphodiesterase; its protein translation is MIAPAALLARRQVREDGGTGLLPQVLLVLASGGYAIGAAFGWGSGQLALIMGDFGLSCAAGLAAVSCFLYARARGSRFRPAWMLFSVSSAMAACGNAVWGWYEVVLGRPVPSPSPADLFFLCFAPPAIVGLLVLAKRPVTRAGWVCLGLDAWLIGGSLLTLSWSLALAHTAHFEGESVSEAALSLAYPLLDIVLVSMVLALHFRRSHANRSGINTAIAALALTVLCDALFTSPLLRESYRSGQLLDAGWFAASLLLAYAPWGVRRPEPPPAPVRGPRPAVRPITGSLAALTPYLAAAVCTLGILYNVIEGRRVDRVVVFTGCTVVLALVVRQGIMLLDNIALTHELAQKENHFRSLVQGSSDVIMIAAPTGVLRYVSPAAAGVYGRDADELIGSELSSLIHPEDLGRVVHEVRRFLAAPPADEPTTRIECRFRSGTGQWLNVESTVKRHQGGLIFNSRDVTERVRLQAQLQHNAEHDPLTDLPNRALFTERVRQALSGRRAGDAGTAVLFIDLDGFKGVNDRHGHQAGDELLIQAARRLQESVRAGDTAARLGGDEFAALILGDGSRDQGARERQVQEIADRLRLMLSQPYRVEGHELRVAASIGVAFAEPGISAGDLLRNADLAMYRAKAGGKDRVELYAPQMQTGAPAVADRSARARPALRDGEFTLLHQPVVGLADGRIAAVAAQARWRSSQGILFTPDELRRVAEDGDPTAGFGHRLLEEAVEQAAERVRLGHRIPVSVRIPARRLLDRSTPLGSIESLLTLHGLPSGSLVIELADSDPRISFDELEHRLVALRRLGVRIALDGFGSGYAAIIALRRLPIDVLKLDRGLVEGVVESARLHKITAGLLRIARDLGMQSVADGVDGPEQVLALRAMGCTHGQGMAFSGPLDEHRLRRVLARGEFPVPGGSNLPVLSGRTLPARRSPVTPEIVGRPPMRSNNETPVPPT